TACACGGTGCGGCGCGCGGGCGCGTCGACAAACGTCAGCGCCCACGACATAAACACCAGGTCCAGCATCACCTCGGGGGCGAGGCCCGGTACCGGATCGACCTCGAGGTCCCCGCTCGCCAAACCGCGCGTGCGGGCGATCACGCGCCCGTCGGCGTCGAGGATTTCGCGGCGCTTCCCGCTCGTGCGGTGCAGGGCATAGGCGCGGCCGCCGCAGTCCGCGCGGTAGCGCGACACCGTCAGCCCAGCCTTGTGCAGGCGGTAGGCCGCGCCATCCGGAGCCACGGCGCGGATGTCGGCTGGGGAGCTCGTGTTCAGGCGCAGCGTCGACGAGCCGCACTGCAGCTCATTGGGGGTGGCTTCGGCGACGTTGGAGGGGCCGTCGATAAGCGAGCTGCCCTGCCAGATCATTGGATGAAAAAGACCGCGACGACGAAGATGGACAGGAAGATGAGGAACGCGATCAGCGCGGTCGAATTGAGCATCTTCTTCGTCTCCAGGACCTCGCGGGAGACCCACGCCAGGGCGGCGACATCTGTGGCAGGCAGCTGGGTGTCCCCCTCGAACTCGAGGATCGCGCGGCGCACGCCGTTGTGGTCCTGGGTGAACTGCGCCACCTTGTCCCCGTGAGCATCGTCGATGATCCAGTTCTTCGATGCCTCGTTGACCAGCGCGTAGCGGCGCCCCTCGACCTCCACGGCGATTGTCTTGTCCCGCTTGAGGCTGCCCAAAGCGCGCACGATCTCCTGGTCCTGCCGCGTGGCCACGGCCCCAGACTCCGGCGAGGCCACGAGCTCCCACTCCTCGCCCCCAACCTGCGCGCGCTCGTGCGTGAACACGCCGAGAACCTCGGGCCCGTCCTCGGCCAGAAGCTTCAGGTTTTCCTTGTCGCTGCGGTCCCAGCTGACGTAATGCACGTGCCCGCTCCCTTACGCGCCGATGAGGCGGGCGGCCAGGTAGGACTCGAGCTCGTCGATGCTCACGCGCTCCTGCTCCATCGTGTCGCGCTCGCGCACCGTTACGGCGTTGTCCTCCAACGAATCGAAGTCGAAGGTGACACAGAACGGGGTTCCGATCTCGTCCTGGCGGCGGTAGCGGCGGCCGATCGCACCGGAGGTGTCGTAATCGACGTTCCAGTGCTGGCGGAGGCGGTCCGCGAGTTCCTCCGCCGGCCCGGAGAGCTCCGGTTTCTTCGACAGCGGCAGCACCGCGACCTTAACCGGGGCCAGGCGGCGGTCCAGCTTGAGCACGACGCGGGTGTCCACGCCGCCCTTGGAGTTCGGGGCCTCGTCCTCGTGGTAGGCGTCGATGAGGAAGGCCATCATCGCGCGGCCCAGGCCGGCGGCCGGCTCGATGCAGAAGGGGATCCAGCGCTCGCCCGAGTCCTGCTCAAAGTAGCTCAGGTCCTCGCCGGAGGCCTCGGCGTGGGTTTTCAGGTCGTAGTCCGTGCGGTTGGCCACGCCCTCGAGCTCGCCCCACTTGGAACCGGCGAAGTTGAAGGCGTACTCCACGTCCACCGTGCGCTTGGAGTAGTGGGACAGCTTCTCCTTGGGGTGCTCGTACAGGCGCAGGTTCTCCGGGTCAATGCCCAGGTCGATGTACCACTGCAGGCGGTTGTCAATCCAGTACTGGTGCCACTGCTCGTCCTCGCCCGGCTTGACAAAGAACTCCATCTCCATCTGCTCGAATTCGCGCGTGCGGAAGATGAAGTTGCCGGGAGTGATCTCGTTGCGGAAAGACTTGCCCATGTTGGCGATGCCGAAGGGCGGCTTCATGCGCGCGGACGTCATAACATTCTTGAAGTTGACGAAGATTCCCTGGGCGGTTTCCGGGCGCAAGTAGTGCAGGCCTTCCTCGTCGTCGACCGGGCCGAGGTAGGTCTTCATCAGGCCGGAGAACGCACGCGGCTCAGTCCAGTTGCCGGGCTGGCCGGTCTCCGGGTCGTTGATGTCTGCCAGCCCGTTGGCCGGCGGGTGGCCGTGCTTTTCCTCGTACGCCTCCAGCAGGTGGTCGGCGCGGTAGCGCTTGTGGGTGTGCAGGGATTCCACCAGCGGGTCGGTGAAGACCTCGACGTGGCCTGAAGCCACCCACACCTGGCGCGGGAGGATGATAGAGGTATCCACGCCCACGGTGTCCTTGCGGGACTGAACCATGTGGCGCCACCACTGGCGCTTGAGGTTCTCCTTCAGCTCCACACCGAGCGGGCCGTAGTCCCACGCGGAGCGCGTACCGCCGTAAATCTCACCCGCCGGGTACACCAGACCGCGGCGTTTGCAGAGATTAACGACGGTATCAATGTTGCTGGAGGCCATGGACAACTCCTATAAATTCAGACGGCGGCAAAACTAGTTGCCCAGTGTAGCGGGTGGCTGCACCCCCCGGAGACGGTGGTCACTATAGGGTGGGTATGAGGCCGTTTTCAACTTCCGCGGACACGCGTCTAGTATATTCGGGAACATCATTGTCAAGAGGCATCCACGGGTATGCTAACGGCCAGAAAGGGGGTTAAGGCCATGGGAAACATGGAAGGATCGCCGCCTCCCGACCTCGAGCGCACCGCCGAGCTCGTCAGCGCCCTGGACTCCCCCCTGCGCCTGCAGATACTCCTGCTGCTCAACGACAGCCCCCACGTGGTGCACCAGATCGTGGGCAAGCTGGGCGAGTCCCAACCGCTGGTCAGCCAGCATTTGCGGGTGCTGAAGAAGTCCCGTCTCGTGGGCGCAACGCGCTTCGGGCGCGAGGTGGTCTACGAACTGGCGGAACCCGGCATCATCGACGTCATCTACGAGCTGGCCGACCTGGCCACACTCGAAGAAGCGCGCGACGAAGTCGCCGCGCGGCGCCGCGGCCGCACCGAACTGCGCTCCGGCTCCGGCGCGGCCGCCATCGTCGACCCGCCCAGCGACGTCCGCCCAGCCCGCGACCCCGGATTGCTGCCGCACACACCCGACCCCACGCACGATTAGGGTAGATGCATGGTCACCCCCCCATCTGCAGCCTCGTCCGCTTCCCCGCCGCGCCGCCGCACCCCTGCACCGAAGCTCGGCGTGCGCAACACCTGGCAGCGCACCGCAGTAGTGGAGGCGCTGCGGGACATGGACAAGTTCGTCTCGGCGCGCCAGATCCACGAGGCCCTCGAGCACCGCGGGGATAAAGTCGGCCTGACCACGGTGTACCGCACCCTGCAGTCGCTGGCCGAGGTCGAGGCCGTCGACGTTTTGCAGAACAAGGAAGGCGAATCCCTCTACCGCCACTGCCTCAGCGAGCACCACCACCACCACCTCGTGTGCGCGGAGTGCGGCCGCAGCGAGGAAATCGAGGGCGGACCCGTGGAAAAGTGGGCCCAGCTGGTGGCGCAGCGCTACGGTTACGAGCTCGTGGGCCACGACGCCGAGGTGTTCGGAGTGTGCCGCGCCTGCCAGGCCGCGCGGAAAAAGTAGCGCTTAGGCGTTGTGCTCGATCGCCCCGCCGAACCGGCGGTCGCGCTTGGCGTACTCCAGCACCGCGTCGAACAGGTCCTGCTGGGTGAAGTCCGGCCAGAGCTTCTCCTGGTAGACCATCTCCGCGTAGGCCGACTGCCA
This window of the Corynebacterium qintianiae genome carries:
- a CDS encoding Fur family transcriptional regulator, translating into MVTPPSAASSASPPRRRTPAPKLGVRNTWQRTAVVEALRDMDKFVSARQIHEALEHRGDKVGLTTVYRTLQSLAEVEAVDVLQNKEGESLYRHCLSEHHHHHLVCAECGRSEEIEGGPVEKWAQLVAQRYGYELVGHDAEVFGVCRACQAARKK
- a CDS encoding ArsR/SmtB family transcription factor, encoding MGNMEGSPPPDLERTAELVSALDSPLRLQILLLLNDSPHVVHQIVGKLGESQPLVSQHLRVLKKSRLVGATRFGREVVYELAEPGIIDVIYELADLATLEEARDEVAARRRGRTELRSGSGAAAIVDPPSDVRPARDPGLLPHTPDPTHD
- a CDS encoding glycine--tRNA ligase, with translation MASSNIDTVVNLCKRRGLVYPAGEIYGGTRSAWDYGPLGVELKENLKRQWWRHMVQSRKDTVGVDTSIILPRQVWVASGHVEVFTDPLVESLHTHKRYRADHLLEAYEEKHGHPPANGLADINDPETGQPGNWTEPRAFSGLMKTYLGPVDDEEGLHYLRPETAQGIFVNFKNVMTSARMKPPFGIANMGKSFRNEITPGNFIFRTREFEQMEMEFFVKPGEDEQWHQYWIDNRLQWYIDLGIDPENLRLYEHPKEKLSHYSKRTVDVEYAFNFAGSKWGELEGVANRTDYDLKTHAEASGEDLSYFEQDSGERWIPFCIEPAAGLGRAMMAFLIDAYHEDEAPNSKGGVDTRVVLKLDRRLAPVKVAVLPLSKKPELSGPAEELADRLRQHWNVDYDTSGAIGRRYRRQDEIGTPFCVTFDFDSLEDNAVTVRERDTMEQERVSIDELESYLAARLIGA